One stretch of Lacrimispora sphenoides DNA includes these proteins:
- the mmsA gene encoding multiple monosaccharide ABC transporter ATP-binding protein has translation MAKILLEMKSITKTFPGVKALDNVNLQVEEGEIHALVGENGAGKSTLMNVLSGIYPYGTYEGDIIYNGEICKFNRISDSEQKGIVIIHQELALVPYMTIAENMYLGNEKGKRYAINWNETYGEADRYLNTVGLMESSHTLIKDISVGKQQLVEIAKALAKNARLLILDEPTASLNEDDSKALLELLLKFKSEGLTSIIISHKLNEIAYVSDKITVIRDGSTIETLDRKKDAITEDRIIKGMVGRELVDRFPKRDDVEIGERAMEVEHWNACHPLYSDRKVVNDVSFYVRKGEVVGICGLMGAGRTELAMSIFGKSYGVNISGKVRIKGQEVALNSVREAIRHKLAYVTEDRKGNGLILGNPIKINTTLANMQAISRRSIIDKDKEFAVAEDYRDKLKTKCPSVEQNVGNLSGGNQQKVLLSKWMFAEPDILILDEPTRGIDVGAKYEIYCIINRLAAEGKSVIMISSELPEVLGMSDRIYIMNEGRMVGEVSAAEATQEKIMACILKSDKGE, from the coding sequence TTGGCAAAAATACTTTTGGAAATGAAGAGCATAACCAAGACATTTCCAGGCGTTAAGGCTCTGGATAATGTAAACCTTCAGGTAGAGGAAGGTGAGATCCATGCCCTGGTGGGTGAAAATGGAGCTGGCAAATCTACCTTGATGAACGTGCTCAGCGGCATTTATCCCTATGGCACCTATGAGGGAGATATTATTTATAACGGAGAGATCTGCAAATTTAACCGTATCAGTGACAGTGAACAAAAGGGAATCGTCATCATTCATCAGGAGCTGGCTCTTGTCCCCTATATGACGATTGCAGAAAACATGTATCTGGGAAATGAAAAGGGGAAAAGGTACGCGATCAACTGGAATGAAACCTATGGAGAGGCGGACCGGTACTTAAATACAGTGGGACTTATGGAATCTTCTCATACTTTAATTAAGGATATCAGCGTAGGAAAGCAGCAGCTGGTGGAAATTGCAAAGGCACTTGCAAAGAATGCCAGGCTTTTGATCCTGGATGAGCCTACCGCATCCTTAAATGAAGATGATTCCAAAGCGCTTCTGGAGCTTTTGTTGAAATTTAAATCAGAGGGATTAACCTCCATCATTATTTCTCATAAACTGAATGAAATTGCCTATGTGTCGGATAAGATCACAGTCATCCGCGACGGCTCAACCATAGAAACACTGGACAGGAAAAAAGATGCCATTACCGAGGACCGTATTATCAAAGGCATGGTAGGGCGGGAACTGGTGGACCGTTTTCCCAAACGGGATGACGTGGAAATCGGTGAAAGGGCCATGGAGGTAGAGCACTGGAATGCCTGCCATCCTCTGTATTCGGACCGGAAGGTAGTAAATGATGTCTCCTTTTATGTGAGGAAAGGAGAGGTCGTGGGAATCTGCGGCCTGATGGGCGCCGGAAGAACAGAGCTTGCCATGAGCATTTTCGGAAAGAGCTATGGCGTCAATATTTCGGGAAAGGTCCGTATCAAAGGGCAGGAAGTAGCGTTAAACTCCGTCCGGGAAGCCATACGCCATAAACTTGCCTATGTTACCGAAGACCGGAAAGGCAATGGCCTGATCCTTGGAAATCCTATTAAGATCAACACGACCCTTGCAAATATGCAGGCAATCAGCCGCCGCTCCATTATTGATAAGGATAAGGAATTTGCAGTTGCAGAGGATTACCGGGATAAGTTAAAGACCAAGTGCCCCTCTGTGGAACAGAATGTAGGGAACTTAAGCGGCGGAAACCAGCAGAAGGTCCTCCTTTCAAAATGGATGTTTGCAGAGCCGGATATTCTGATTTTAGATGAACCCACCAGAGGAATCGATGTGGGCGCAAAATACGAAATATACTGTATCATCAACCGCCTGGCTGCGGAAGGCAAATCTGTCATCATGATATCATCGGAGCTTCCTGAGGTACTTGGAATGTCCGACCGCATTTATATCATGAATGAGGGCCGTATGGTGGGAGAGGTCAGTGCGGCCGAGGCAACTCAGGAGAAGATTATGGCCTGTATTTTAAAATCAGATAAAGGAGAGTAG
- a CDS encoding ABC transporter ATP-binding protein: MSVEWNNKVISVNNVTKIYKLYEKPSDRLKEALSITHKNYHRDFYALNGISFDVEKGQTVGIIGTNGSGKSTILKIITGVLTPTSGSLEVNGVISALLELGAGFNMDYTGIENIYMNGTMMGFSKKEMDGKLQDILDFADIGDFVYQPVKTYSSGMFVRLAFALAINVEPEILIVDEALSVGDVFFQAKCYRRMEDIRQNGTTILMVTHDMGAIIKYCDRVVVLNKGNFIAEGEPGKMVDLYKKILANQMDDLGEELEEIRSGILNDFSGDQAAILAQSKNSRQEGLMKEKLTINPTRTEYGDKRAEIVDFGLLDERGNVTNLLLKGERFTIKERIHFHTQIETPIFTYTIKDKRGADLTGTNTMYEASDVQAVGKGDEYEVEFNQKMTLQGGEYLLSMSCTGFENGEHVVYHRLYDIANITVISNKNTVGIYDMEPEVSVKLHRAGE; this comes from the coding sequence ATGTCCGTAGAATGGAACAACAAAGTAATATCTGTTAACAACGTAACAAAAATCTACAAATTATACGAAAAGCCCTCCGACCGATTAAAGGAGGCTTTAAGCATAACCCACAAAAACTACCATAGAGATTTCTATGCCCTAAACGGCATTTCTTTTGATGTAGAAAAAGGACAAACCGTAGGAATCATCGGAACCAATGGATCAGGCAAGTCCACCATACTAAAGATCATTACCGGAGTCCTCACCCCTACCTCAGGCAGTTTAGAGGTAAACGGTGTGATTTCCGCTCTTTTAGAGCTGGGGGCCGGATTTAATATGGATTATACCGGAATCGAAAACATTTACATGAATGGCACCATGATGGGCTTCTCCAAAAAAGAAATGGATGGAAAGCTTCAGGACATTTTAGACTTCGCAGACATCGGTGACTTCGTTTATCAGCCAGTAAAAACCTACTCAAGCGGCATGTTCGTCCGCCTGGCGTTTGCGCTGGCAATCAACGTGGAGCCAGAAATCCTGATCGTTGACGAGGCCCTGTCCGTTGGAGACGTGTTTTTCCAGGCCAAATGCTACCGCCGAATGGAAGATATCCGCCAGAATGGAACCACGATATTAATGGTCACTCATGATATGGGTGCAATCATCAAATACTGTGACCGTGTGGTAGTATTAAACAAAGGCAACTTTATCGCCGAAGGAGAGCCCGGAAAGATGGTGGATCTCTATAAAAAGATCCTGGCAAATCAAATGGACGATCTTGGAGAAGAACTGGAAGAAATAAGAAGCGGCATATTAAACGATTTTTCCGGAGACCAGGCTGCAATTCTGGCACAGTCCAAAAACTCCCGCCAGGAAGGCCTTATGAAGGAAAAACTGACGATCAACCCGACCCGTACCGAATACGGCGATAAGAGAGCAGAGATCGTGGATTTCGGACTTCTGGATGAAAGAGGAAATGTAACCAACCTCCTCCTTAAAGGAGAACGCTTTACCATTAAAGAGCGGATCCATTTCCATACCCAAATCGAAACGCCCATCTTTACCTACACCATCAAAGATAAACGGGGAGCTGATTTAACCGGCACCAACACCATGTACGAGGCCTCTGATGTGCAGGCCGTGGGAAAAGGCGATGAATATGAGGTGGAATTTAACCAGAAAATGACCCTTCAGGGAGGAGAGTATCTTCTTTCCATGAGCTGCACCGGATTTGAAAACGGGGAGCATGTGGTTTACCACCGTCTGTATGACATCGCAAATATTACGGTCATTTCCAATAAAAATACAGTAGGTATTTATGATATGGAACCGGAAGTAAGCGTAAAGCTTCACCGGGCAGGAGAGTGA
- a CDS encoding class I SAM-dependent methyltransferase, producing MNDLSPELKKLFLKYNGDTKKLLQENPNLDYLYALSDIRENLLEWYEFDEESSLLQVGSDYGALTGLYSRRVREVTVLDPDSNNLSFNRLRNEKQGNIRYITGDLDTIDEEGFDYVVIVGSLRPPYDKHIRKAKSLLKPEGKLILSICNRLGLKYQAGAVPDKDRLSRAEVLELLCGEDGRSGNAEFHYPMPDYRLPITLYSDQYLPGKGDLTHAILAYDYPKYLKFDLGKMFDEVCEGKQFETFANSFLTIWSRHEEN from the coding sequence ATGAATGATTTAAGCCCTGAACTTAAGAAGCTGTTTTTAAAATATAATGGAGATACGAAAAAGCTGCTGCAGGAGAATCCTAACCTGGATTACCTCTATGCATTATCAGATATACGTGAGAACCTTCTGGAGTGGTATGAATTTGATGAGGAGAGCTCTCTGCTTCAGGTAGGATCCGATTACGGCGCCCTGACCGGCCTATACAGCAGGCGGGTCAGAGAGGTAACCGTCCTTGACCCTGACAGTAATAATCTGTCATTCAATCGTTTGCGCAATGAAAAACAGGGAAACATCCGATATATAACAGGAGATTTAGACACCATTGATGAGGAAGGCTTCGACTATGTGGTGATTGTGGGTTCCTTAAGGCCGCCATATGACAAACACATAAGAAAAGCAAAATCCCTTTTAAAGCCGGAAGGAAAGCTGATCCTTTCCATATGCAACCGCCTGGGCCTTAAATATCAGGCCGGTGCGGTTCCAGATAAGGACCGGCTTTCAAGGGCAGAGGTCCTGGAACTTTTGTGCGGAGAGGACGGAAGATCGGGTAATGCCGAATTCCATTATCCCATGCCCGACTACCGCCTGCCCATCACCCTGTATTCCGATCAATATCTGCCAGGCAAGGGAGATTTAACTCACGCCATACTGGCCTATGACTATCCGAAATATCTGAAGTTTGATTTAGGAAAGATGTTCGACGAGGTATGTGAGGGAAAACAGTTTGAGACATTTGCCAATTCATTTTTAACCATTTGGAGCCGTCATGAAGAAAATTAA
- the mmsB gene encoding multiple monosaccharide ABC transporter permease produces MENKMKLSEGLKKYTMVIVLAVVIFLFTVNTGGKMLLPQNVNNLIAQNAYVFILATGMLFCILTGGNIDLSVGSVVCFVGAVGGSMMITMGINPYLTLLAMLIIGMLVGAWQGFWIAYVRIPPFIVTLAGMLMFRGLSNVVLQGMTLSPIPDPFLSLFNTYVPDLFGMQGFNLTCFLVGIIACLVFVALELLNRRRKLQKGYRVDPIGGMAIKVTLISFVVLFVMYKLARYKGIPNALIWVTAIIGIYSYISSKTTTGRYFYAVGGNEKATRLSGIDTNKVYFLAYLNMGLLAAVAGMVTVARLNSANPTAGNSYEMDAIGACFIGGASAYGGTGTVPGVIVGATLMGVLNLGMSIMGVDQNLQKVVKGAVLMAAVIFDVVSKRKSFIVKQ; encoded by the coding sequence ATGGAGAATAAGATGAAATTATCTGAGGGATTAAAAAAATATACGATGGTGATCGTTCTGGCCGTTGTAATCTTTCTTTTCACGGTCAATACCGGAGGGAAGATGCTCCTGCCTCAGAATGTGAACAACTTGATTGCCCAAAACGCCTACGTATTTATTCTGGCAACCGGCATGCTTTTTTGCATTCTTACGGGAGGTAACATTGACTTATCCGTAGGCTCTGTGGTCTGTTTTGTAGGAGCAGTAGGCGGAAGCATGATGATCACCATGGGGATCAACCCCTATCTGACCCTTCTTGCAATGCTGATTATTGGTATGCTGGTAGGCGCCTGGCAGGGCTTCTGGATCGCCTATGTACGGATCCCTCCCTTTATCGTGACTCTGGCCGGCATGCTCATGTTCCGCGGGTTATCCAATGTGGTTTTGCAGGGAATGACCTTGTCCCCCATTCCTGATCCGTTTTTAAGTCTGTTTAATACCTATGTTCCGGATCTATTCGGGATGCAGGGCTTTAACCTGACCTGTTTTTTAGTGGGAATCATTGCCTGCCTGGTTTTTGTGGCACTGGAACTTTTAAACCGCAGAAGAAAGCTTCAAAAGGGATACCGGGTGGATCCAATTGGAGGCATGGCAATCAAGGTGACTCTTATCAGTTTTGTGGTCCTGTTTGTTATGTATAAGCTGGCAAGATATAAAGGCATTCCCAATGCCCTGATCTGGGTGACTGCGATCATCGGGATTTACAGCTATATTTCTTCCAAAACTACCACAGGGCGGTATTTTTACGCTGTGGGGGGAAATGAGAAGGCCACCAGACTGTCCGGTATTGATACCAATAAGGTGTATTTCCTCGCTTATTTAAATATGGGACTGCTGGCAGCAGTGGCAGGCATGGTGACGGTTGCCCGCTTAAATTCCGCCAATCCCACAGCAGGAAACAGCTATGAAATGGATGCCATCGGTGCCTGCTTTATCGGAGGCGCTTCCGCATACGGCGGTACCGGAACTGTACCGGGAGTAATCGTGGGTGCGACCCTGATGGGCGTGCTTAACTTAGGCATGAGCATCATGGGTGTGGACCAGAACCTTCAGAAGGTGGTAAAGGGTGCGGTTCTTATGGCAGCGGTTATTTTCGATGTGGTAAGTAAGAGAAAGTCATTTATTGTCAAGCAGTAA
- a CDS encoding ABC transporter permease, whose amino-acid sequence MNYLVSLIKEIITKRKLILDLSKADFKKRFVGSYFGIAWMFLQPMATVLVYFFVFQMGFKSVPPVPDYPYVLWLIPGIVPWFYFSEVLNMGTGCLQEYNYLVKKVVFRVEILPVIKMISCLMVHGIFAIIMILVFFCYGFLPKASWIQILYYSFASSMLSLAIAYFTSAIHVFFKDMAQIIGIFLQFGMWMVPIMWAPEMFPAIPTWLPVLLKLNPFYYIVAGYRDSMLTGNWLTERPTLGLYFWTVTIVLMLIGLKVFKKLRPHFSDVL is encoded by the coding sequence ATGAATTATCTGGTTTCCTTAATAAAAGAAATTATTACAAAAAGAAAGCTCATTCTGGATCTGTCAAAGGCAGATTTTAAAAAACGGTTTGTAGGTTCCTATTTTGGGATTGCCTGGATGTTTTTGCAGCCCATGGCAACTGTTCTGGTATATTTCTTCGTATTCCAGATGGGCTTTAAAAGTGTACCTCCGGTCCCGGATTATCCTTACGTGCTTTGGCTGATTCCAGGCATTGTGCCATGGTTTTATTTCAGCGAGGTACTGAATATGGGGACGGGCTGTCTTCAGGAATATAATTATCTGGTGAAAAAGGTGGTATTCCGGGTAGAGATCCTTCCGGTCATTAAGATGATTTCCTGTCTGATGGTACATGGTATATTTGCAATCATCATGATCCTGGTATTTTTCTGCTACGGCTTCCTTCCAAAGGCAAGCTGGATCCAGATTTTGTATTATTCCTTTGCAAGCTCCATGCTGTCACTGGCCATTGCTTATTTTACCAGTGCCATTCATGTATTTTTCAAGGATATGGCCCAGATCATAGGGATTTTTCTGCAGTTTGGAATGTGGATGGTGCCGATAATGTGGGCGCCGGAGATGTTTCCGGCAATTCCAACCTGGCTGCCGGTACTGCTTAAGCTAAATCCTTTCTATTATATCGTAGCCGGATACCGTGACAGCATGCTGACCGGAAACTGGCTGACAGAACGGCCGACCCTGGGACTTTATTTCTGGACAGTGACCATTGTCCTGATGCTTATAGGGCTGAAAGTATTTAAAAAACTGCGCCCACACTTTTCTGATGTGCTATAA
- the rfbC gene encoding dTDP-4-dehydrorhamnose 3,5-epimerase — protein MGKIKVSTCGIEGLFVIEPAVFHDTRGYFMETYNQNDFKEAGLDMVFVQDNQSMSTKGVLRGLHFQKQFPQGKLVRVVRGKVFDVAVDLRSASETYGKWFGVELSAENKKQFYIPEGFAHGFLVLSDEAEFAYKCTDFYHPGDEGGILWSDPSIGIDWPIEEGMELIISEKDQKWSGIRDTFKF, from the coding sequence ATGGGAAAGATAAAGGTATCAACATGCGGAATAGAAGGACTTTTTGTCATTGAGCCTGCGGTATTTCACGATACCAGAGGATATTTCATGGAAACCTATAATCAGAATGATTTTAAAGAAGCCGGACTTGATATGGTTTTTGTACAGGACAACCAGTCCATGTCTACAAAAGGCGTACTGCGGGGGCTTCATTTCCAGAAGCAGTTCCCCCAGGGAAAGCTGGTACGGGTCGTAAGAGGAAAAGTATTTGACGTTGCGGTGGATCTGCGTTCCGCTTCTGAAACTTATGGTAAATGGTTCGGGGTGGAGCTGTCTGCAGAAAACAAAAAGCAGTTCTACATTCCGGAAGGCTTTGCCCATGGATTTTTAGTTTTATCCGATGAGGCAGAATTCGCATATAAATGTACCGATTTCTATCACCCGGGTGATGAGGGCGGTATTTTATGGAGTGACCCGTCAATTGGCATTGACTGGCCGATTGAAGAAGGTATGGAGCTGATCATTTCTGAGAAGGATCAGAAATGGAGCGGAATCCGGGATACCTTCAAATTTTAG